In one window of Shewanella goraebulensis DNA:
- a CDS encoding phosphoketolase family protein: MTHENEITSLKKFVRATNFLATSQIYLKQNVLFKRDLKHEDIKPRLLGHWGTCPGINFVYANVNRLIVKHQRDFIYLVGPGHGFPAVQANLFVEGSLSHFYPETIPYNEAGIEDICKKFSAAYGYPSHANPEAPGQILEGGELGYSLSVAWGAVLDNPNLIAACLVGDGESETGPLAASWYANRLVDPATNGAVLPIVHINGYKISGPTRMGRMDHEELDLEFRGLGYHPIIVDDELEEDVFVQMSNAMDLSYEMINDIQTRARNGEDVCKPRWPVILMRTAKGWTGTAEHGGKKLEGNCESHQVIVNKCATDASHLTALNEWLDSYKFDELCEINTEGQITFDKDIQSLIPPKHLCCGRQHLSYGGEVVRALAQPDLKKLSYGPETPRGTRGVSMYKMGEWMRDAFKLNRDQRNLRIFSPDETYSNQLQAVFEETDRAWQWPIKSWDQDMARDGRVIELLSENLLFGMMHGYTVTGRHAMFPTYEAFSQVVSSMADQYCKYVYASQGVHFRKPVPSCNVVLSSLLERQDHNGYSHQNPSFLGAMLEKHPDIISAYLPADGNTTLTYTERAYEDRDKLNILVAGKKDLPQWLSLDESRKQTEDGVMVWDFASDENPDVVLAGCGDYVTQECMASLVLIRELLPRVRIRFVSVTELNSNGLGSRDFQAKPWMMDEIFTEDKGVVFNYHGYPNTIKKLVFDYKGSRRFRIKGYEEEGSTTTPFDMGVRNGTSRYHLVIDMAYKLFQQGVIDETQHVAITTDMLQRLVEHRNYIKANGVDPQEIENWVWTR; encoded by the coding sequence ATGACGCATGAAAATGAAATCACGTCGCTAAAGAAATTTGTTCGAGCTACAAACTTTCTCGCCACTTCTCAAATCTACCTAAAACAAAATGTATTATTCAAAAGAGATTTGAAACACGAAGATATTAAGCCAAGACTACTTGGTCATTGGGGAACCTGCCCTGGGATAAACTTTGTCTACGCTAACGTTAATCGCCTCATCGTCAAACATCAAAGAGACTTCATTTATCTTGTAGGTCCTGGCCATGGTTTCCCTGCAGTTCAAGCTAACTTATTTGTTGAAGGTTCATTAAGTCACTTCTATCCAGAAACCATTCCATATAATGAAGCTGGCATTGAGGATATTTGTAAAAAGTTCTCTGCAGCTTACGGTTACCCTTCTCATGCAAACCCTGAAGCGCCGGGGCAAATTCTTGAAGGAGGTGAATTAGGTTACTCACTTTCTGTTGCTTGGGGTGCTGTACTTGATAACCCAAATTTAATTGCGGCTTGTCTGGTAGGTGATGGTGAGTCAGAAACTGGGCCATTAGCAGCTTCATGGTATGCAAATCGTTTAGTAGACCCAGCTACTAATGGTGCAGTACTGCCAATCGTTCACATTAATGGTTATAAAATTTCTGGCCCGACTCGAATGGGACGTATGGATCATGAAGAACTCGATCTTGAATTCCGCGGCTTAGGCTACCACCCAATTATTGTTGATGATGAGCTTGAAGAAGATGTGTTCGTCCAAATGTCGAATGCGATGGACTTGTCTTACGAAATGATCAACGACATTCAAACTCGTGCTCGCAATGGCGAAGATGTTTGTAAACCTCGCTGGCCTGTTATTTTAATGCGTACAGCTAAAGGTTGGACTGGTACAGCAGAACATGGCGGTAAAAAACTAGAAGGTAACTGCGAATCACATCAAGTTATCGTTAATAAGTGCGCCACTGACGCAAGTCATTTAACCGCGTTAAACGAATGGTTAGACAGTTATAAGTTTGACGAATTGTGTGAAATCAATACTGAAGGTCAAATTACCTTTGATAAAGATATCCAATCACTTATTCCACCTAAGCACTTATGCTGCGGTCGCCAACATTTAAGCTACGGCGGTGAAGTCGTTCGCGCTCTTGCTCAGCCTGATCTTAAAAAACTAAGTTATGGCCCTGAAACTCCTCGCGGTACTCGCGGTGTTTCAATGTATAAGATGGGCGAATGGATGCGCGATGCATTTAAATTAAACCGCGATCAACGCAACCTTCGTATTTTCAGCCCAGACGAAACATACTCTAATCAATTGCAAGCGGTCTTCGAAGAAACTGACCGTGCTTGGCAATGGCCAATAAAGAGTTGGGATCAAGACATGGCTCGTGACGGCCGTGTGATTGAGCTACTCTCAGAGAACTTACTCTTTGGTATGATGCACGGTTACACTGTCACAGGTCGCCATGCAATGTTCCCGACCTACGAAGCTTTCTCTCAAGTCGTTTCATCAATGGCTGACCAATACTGTAAATATGTATATGCAAGCCAAGGGGTTCATTTCCGTAAACCTGTACCTTCTTGTAATGTGGTGCTGTCTTCATTACTAGAGCGTCAAGATCACAATGGCTACTCTCATCAAAACCCTTCTTTCTTAGGGGCAATGCTCGAGAAACACCCTGACATTATCTCTGCGTATTTACCAGCAGACGGCAACACCACTCTTACTTACACTGAACGTGCTTATGAAGACCGTGACAAGTTAAATATTCTCGTTGCAGGTAAAAAAGATTTACCTCAATGGCTATCACTTGATGAATCTCGCAAGCAAACAGAAGATGGTGTTATGGTGTGGGATTTCGCCTCAGACGAAAACCCAGATGTTGTACTTGCAGGTTGTGGCGATTACGTCACGCAGGAATGTATGGCTTCACTAGTACTAATTCGCGAATTACTGCCAAGAGTACGCATTCGATTTGTCAGTGTCACAGAATTAAACAGTAATGGTCTAGGTAGCCGAGATTTCCAAGCAAAACCTTGGATGATGGATGAAATCTTTACCGAAGATAAAGGCGTAGTATTTAACTATCATGGCTACCCTAATACGATTAAAAAGCTCGTATTTGACTATAAAGGTAGCCGCCGTTTTCGAATTAAAGGTTATGAAGAAGAAGGTTCAACAACCACACCATTCGATATGGGCGTTCGAAATGGCACATCACGCTATCATTTAGTGATTGATATGGCATACAAACTGTTCCAACAAGGTGTTATTGATGAAACTCAGCATGTGGCTATCACTACTGATATGTTGCAGCGATTAGTTGAGCACCGTAACTACATCAAAGCAAATGGTGTTGACCCACAAGAGATTGAAAACTGGGTCTGGACTCGTTAA
- a CDS encoding alanine/glycine:cation symporter family protein, translating to MLETIVNFMNDLLWGKLLVYGLVGAGLFFTVRLGFIQIAHFTHGIKILAISRRPGRHGLSSFQVFCTSMAARVGAGNMAGVAVAIGMAGPGAVFWMWAIAVLGMATAMIESTLAQVYKVKDSDGQYRGGPSYYMEKGLGQRWMGILFSILLIICFGLVFNAVQANTITGAMTAVFGFDPVYVGIAIAILSGVVIMGGLKKVAKVSEVIVPIMALAYIAIAFVVVLMNVEQLPAVFTLVIKSAFGWQEAAGGAVAYSIAQAMQAGIARGLFSNEAGMGSAANIAASASPNPNHPASQGYMQMMGVFFDTIVICTATAAIILLSGDAAGSGDGIGMTINALSSHVGDWGGAFIAFAILLFCFTSIIANYSYAETNVMYLSGNKKGALPLFRLAVLGMVMFGAIAKINIVWNLADVSMGLMALVNVIALLLLSGLAVRVINDYRQQVKAGEEPVFDTDKFPELAEQLEDGIWKNKPVESDK from the coding sequence ATGTTAGAAACGATTGTGAATTTCATGAACGATTTACTCTGGGGTAAATTGTTAGTTTACGGGCTGGTTGGTGCAGGTTTATTTTTTACTGTACGTTTAGGTTTCATTCAAATAGCTCACTTTACACACGGCATCAAAATTTTAGCGATTAGCCGTCGTCCTGGCCGTCATGGTCTATCTTCCTTCCAAGTATTTTGTACCAGTATGGCTGCGCGTGTTGGCGCGGGTAACATGGCTGGTGTTGCTGTCGCTATCGGAATGGCAGGCCCTGGTGCTGTCTTCTGGATGTGGGCAATTGCTGTATTAGGTATGGCAACTGCTATGATTGAATCTACTTTAGCGCAAGTCTATAAAGTGAAAGATTCTGATGGTCAATACCGCGGCGGCCCTTCTTACTATATGGAAAAAGGTTTGGGTCAGCGTTGGATGGGGATCCTGTTCTCAATCTTGCTGATTATCTGTTTCGGTTTAGTATTTAATGCGGTTCAAGCAAATACTATTACTGGTGCAATGACGGCTGTATTTGGTTTTGACCCAGTTTATGTGGGTATTGCTATCGCTATATTAAGTGGTGTAGTGATTATGGGTGGCCTTAAGAAGGTTGCTAAAGTGTCTGAGGTTATCGTACCTATCATGGCGCTAGCCTACATTGCGATTGCATTTGTCGTTGTCTTGATGAATGTTGAGCAATTACCAGCAGTCTTCACTTTGGTTATTAAAAGTGCATTTGGCTGGCAAGAAGCCGCTGGTGGTGCGGTTGCTTACAGTATCGCTCAAGCTATGCAAGCAGGTATTGCACGTGGTCTGTTCTCAAACGAAGCGGGTATGGGTAGTGCTGCCAATATTGCGGCGAGTGCTTCACCAAATCCAAATCACCCGGCATCACAAGGTTATATGCAAATGATGGGTGTTTTCTTTGACACTATTGTAATTTGTACTGCAACCGCTGCGATTATTCTATTGTCTGGCGATGCTGCCGGTAGTGGTGATGGTATTGGGATGACAATTAATGCGTTATCTTCCCATGTTGGTGATTGGGGCGGTGCGTTCATTGCTTTTGCCATTTTACTGTTCTGTTTCACTTCTATTATTGCTAACTATTCATACGCAGAAACCAACGTAATGTATCTTTCTGGCAATAAGAAAGGTGCATTACCGTTATTCCGCTTAGCGGTTTTAGGTATGGTGATGTTTGGTGCTATTGCAAAAATTAATATCGTATGGAACCTAGCAGATGTATCTATGGGCTTAATGGCACTGGTGAATGTCATTGCCTTACTATTATTATCTGGTCTAGCAGTTCGAGTGATTAACGATTATCGCCAACAAGTTAAAGCTGGAGAAGAACCAGTTTTCGATACAGATAAGTTCCCTGAGCTTGCTGAACAGCTTGAAGATGGCATCTGGAAAAATAAGCCAGTTGAATCTGACAAGTAG
- the yaaA gene encoding peroxide stress protein YaaA encodes MLVLVSPAKTLDFDTAAKTSSFTQPTLLDHSQQLIEVCRELTPVDIASLMKVSDKIAGLNAARFSEWQPNFNLDNAKQAMFAFRGDVYTGLDADSMTEQQINKAQQHLRILSGLYGLLKPLDLMQAYRLEMGTSLANSKGKNLYAFWGEVITDEINAAVTEQSDDIIVNLASNEYFKAVKSKQLKATLITPAFKDCKNGQYKVISFYAKKARGLMARYLIDNDINTLAGIQQFDADGYYYSEELSTPASPVFLREERNQ; translated from the coding sequence ATGTTAGTATTAGTTTCTCCAGCAAAAACCTTAGATTTCGATACCGCAGCTAAGACCTCGTCATTTACTCAACCCACTTTATTAGATCATAGTCAGCAATTGATTGAAGTTTGTCGCGAACTTACACCAGTAGATATTGCTTCATTAATGAAAGTCAGTGATAAGATTGCAGGCTTAAATGCGGCAAGGTTTAGTGAATGGCAACCTAACTTCAACCTTGATAACGCCAAGCAAGCCATGTTTGCATTTAGAGGGGATGTTTATACTGGGCTTGATGCTGACTCAATGACAGAGCAGCAAATTAATAAAGCTCAGCAACATCTACGCATTCTTTCTGGTTTATACGGGCTGTTAAAGCCGCTTGATTTAATGCAGGCATACCGCTTAGAAATGGGCACCAGTTTAGCTAACTCAAAAGGTAAAAACCTTTATGCATTTTGGGGCGAGGTTATCACTGACGAAATTAATGCCGCGGTTACAGAGCAATCTGACGACATTATTGTAAATTTAGCCTCAAACGAATATTTTAAAGCTGTAAAATCAAAGCAATTAAAAGCGACATTAATCACCCCGGCTTTTAAAGACTGTAAAAATGGTCAATATAAGGTAATTAGTTTTTATGCTAAAAAAGCCCGCGGCCTAATGGCGAGATATTTAATTGATAATGACATTAATACGTTAGCTGGGATTCAACAATTTGACGCCGATGGTTATTATTATAGTGAAGAGCTATCGACGCCTGCTTCTCCAGTTTTTTTACGTGAAGAAAGAAACCAGTAG
- a CDS encoding M28 family metallopeptidase → MKNYNKTLCAATIFTAISGCQNYTNDTQVTNATNVENTNNNQISQTLAQKALASSLGYDIVESLTVEVGPRLAGSEKDIIAVNWAMNKLESLGFDKVYKESVQVPAWSRGSAKASIIAPFEQPLVISALGGSVATPTDGLEAQIIRFDTLADLQAADPEAVKGKIAFIDHKTERHISGKGYGQSVGGRSRGAVAAAEKGAVAVVIRSIGTDHDRMAHTGMMRYKEGVAKIPAAALSAPDADMINSMLKRDSNITLSLNLSSKNLGVATSYNVIAEVTGSNKPDEVVLIGAHLDSWDEGTGAIDDGAGIAIVTAAAKLIQDLPLKPARTIRVVLYAAEEVGLVGGKAYAKQHANELTKHYIAAESDFGAGEIYQIDFNVNPAVFEQVKAEHSAMTINGVKLGNNKATGGPDVSMMPSLGVPVASLRQDGTDYFDYHHTPNDTLDKIDPKALAQNVAAYAQFAYIMAQSELDLRPLAKKEDKK, encoded by the coding sequence ATGAAAAACTACAATAAGACTCTCTGCGCTGCGACGATTTTTACAGCAATATCAGGTTGTCAGAACTATACAAATGATACACAAGTAACAAATGCAACTAATGTAGAAAACACTAACAACAATCAAATTAGTCAAACGTTAGCTCAAAAAGCTTTAGCTTCTTCATTGGGTTATGACATTGTTGAGTCATTAACTGTAGAAGTCGGTCCTAGATTGGCGGGTTCAGAGAAAGATATCATTGCGGTTAACTGGGCAATGAATAAACTAGAATCTTTAGGGTTTGATAAAGTTTACAAAGAATCTGTTCAAGTACCAGCTTGGTCTCGTGGCAGCGCCAAAGCATCAATTATAGCCCCTTTTGAGCAACCTCTTGTTATCAGTGCCTTGGGTGGTAGTGTCGCGACACCAACAGATGGCTTAGAAGCCCAAATTATTAGGTTTGATACCCTCGCTGATTTACAAGCTGCAGATCCTGAAGCTGTAAAAGGCAAAATTGCTTTTATTGACCATAAAACAGAAAGGCATATCAGCGGTAAGGGTTATGGTCAATCCGTAGGCGGACGTTCAAGAGGCGCTGTAGCCGCTGCTGAAAAAGGGGCTGTGGCCGTAGTCATTCGCTCAATTGGAACAGATCATGACCGTATGGCCCATACTGGCATGATGCGTTACAAAGAAGGTGTTGCTAAAATTCCCGCTGCAGCGCTTTCAGCACCCGATGCTGACATGATCAATTCAATGCTAAAGCGTGATAGCAACATCACGTTATCTTTAAACTTAAGCTCTAAAAATTTAGGCGTTGCCACTTCATATAATGTGATAGCTGAAGTCACCGGAAGCAATAAGCCAGATGAAGTAGTGTTAATTGGTGCTCATCTTGATTCTTGGGATGAAGGGACTGGCGCAATTGATGATGGTGCAGGCATCGCAATCGTCACCGCTGCAGCTAAACTAATTCAAGATCTGCCACTAAAGCCGGCTAGAACAATCAGAGTGGTGTTATATGCAGCTGAAGAGGTCGGACTCGTGGGCGGTAAAGCTTACGCAAAGCAGCACGCGAATGAATTAACTAAGCACTATATCGCTGCAGAGTCAGATTTTGGCGCTGGAGAAATTTATCAAATAGACTTTAATGTCAATCCTGCAGTGTTCGAGCAAGTAAAGGCCGAACACAGTGCGATGACAATCAATGGCGTTAAGCTTGGTAATAATAAAGCAACTGGCGGCCCTGACGTATCAATGATGCCTTCATTAGGTGTCCCTGTTGCATCACTAAGACAAGACGGTACGGATTACTTCGACTATCATCACACGCCGAATGACACGCTAGATAAAATTGATCCTAAAGCGTTAGCGCAAAATGTCGCAGCCTATGCGCAATTCGCTTATATCATGGCGCAGTCAGAATTAGATTTGCGTCCGCTAGCTAAAAAAGAAGATAAAAAGTAG